One Neodiprion pinetum isolate iyNeoPine1 chromosome 1, iyNeoPine1.2, whole genome shotgun sequence genomic window carries:
- the LOC124215028 gene encoding protein charybde, producing MEVLPCPVNVNFSNNRAGYATEELDGACQALARRLEVELRAAKHAQLACGEVLLPADLLPRIAGEVLAMAENEPCGLRGCTLFISFENDSLCRKLSRVQCDPSAISTFELYLTLKQDHTSWHILLPQFLKNLTRGGTIMISRDFTLEKKKLYRSYQQDH from the exons atggAGGTGCTACCGTGCCCGGTGAATGTGAATTTCAGCAACAACAGAG CTGGATATGCCACTGAAGAGTTGGACGGTGCTTGCCAGGCGTTGGCAAGGCGATTGGAGGTTGAACTCAGGGCAGCTAAACATGCCCAGCTCGCTTGCGGCGAAGTCTTACTGCCTGCTGATCTTCTTCCCAGAATTGCAGGAGAAGTGCTCGCCATGGCTGAGAACGAGCCTTGTGGTCTTAG agGCTGCACGTTGTTCATAAGCTTCGAAAATGACAGCTTGTGCCGAAAGCTTTCCAGAGTGCAGTGCGACCCCAGTGCAATTTCCACGTTTGAGCTCTACCTAACTCTCAAGCAAGATCATACCTCATGGCATATTCTGCTACCACAGTTTCTCAA aaatctTACTCGCGGTGGGACAATAATGATCAGCAGAGATTTCACTCTGGAAAAGAAGAAGCTGTACCGATCTTACCAGCAAGATCATTGA